In the Olleya sp. Hel_I_94 genome, one interval contains:
- a CDS encoding anhydro-N-acetylmuramic acid kinase: MIKDNYTVIGVMSGTSLDGIDLALISFKKATNWSFKIEIAQTVVYPKTWLNRLKNLINLGTSELNELDEEYTTFLASVINNFIKINNISNIDAVCSHGHTALHRPELGYTLQIGNLPQLSNLIKQTVVCDFRIQDVELGGQGAPLVPIGDQFLFPQYHWCLNLGGFANISSQENANRIAFDICPVNIVLNKYVGVLGFDFDDKGILARQGIFHQKLFNQLNQLAFYYEKAPKSLGLEWVKTNIFPLVDSYNLPINDVLHTYVKHIAFQIAKVINQKQNTLVLATGGGVFNDFLLEEITKLTSNQIIIPSKNIIEFKEALIFGFLGILKLRGENNCLKSVTGALKDHSSGKIFNIKK, encoded by the coding sequence ATGATAAAAGACAATTATACAGTGATTGGCGTGATGTCAGGGACGTCTTTGGATGGTATTGATCTTGCTTTAATTTCATTTAAAAAAGCTACTAATTGGAGTTTTAAAATTGAAATTGCTCAGACTGTTGTTTATCCTAAAACTTGGCTAAATAGGCTTAAAAATTTAATAAATTTAGGTACGTCTGAGCTAAACGAGTTAGATGAAGAGTATACTACCTTTTTGGCTTCTGTTATCAACAATTTTATAAAAATTAATAACATTAGTAATATTGATGCAGTTTGCTCTCATGGTCATACAGCACTACACAGACCAGAATTAGGGTATACTTTACAGATAGGTAACTTACCTCAATTATCAAATTTAATTAAACAGACTGTAGTGTGTGATTTTAGAATTCAAGATGTTGAGTTAGGCGGTCAAGGTGCACCATTGGTTCCAATTGGTGATCAATTTTTGTTTCCGCAATATCATTGGTGTTTAAATTTAGGAGGATTTGCTAATATCTCTTCACAAGAAAATGCAAATAGAATTGCTTTTGATATTTGTCCTGTAAATATTGTACTAAATAAATATGTAGGCGTATTAGGTTTTGATTTTGATGATAAAGGTATACTTGCTAGACAAGGTATTTTTCATCAAAAATTATTTAATCAGCTAAATCAATTAGCTTTCTATTATGAAAAAGCTCCTAAATCTTTAGGGTTGGAGTGGGTAAAGACTAATATTTTTCCACTAGTTGATAGTTATAATTTACCAATCAATGACGTTTTACATACGTATGTTAAACATATAGCATTTCAGATAGCTAAAGTTATAAATCAAAAGCAAAATACGTTGGTTTTAGCAACAGGTGGAGGCGTGTTTAACGATTTTTTACTTGAAGAAATAACTAAATTAACATCAAATCAAATAATAATACCTTCAAAAAACATTATAGAATTTAAAGAAGCCTTAATTTTTGGCTTCTTAGGTATATTAAAATTACGAGGAGAAAACAACTGTCTGAAATCAGTGACAGGAGCTTTAAAAGATCATTCGTCAGGGAAAATATTCAATATAAAAAAATAA